A part of Perca fluviatilis chromosome 15, GENO_Pfluv_1.0, whole genome shotgun sequence genomic DNA contains:
- the crlf3 gene encoding cytokine receptor-like factor 3 — MSVEVDVMLQEAKESIEAAQNYRSELQQRLQGLNQARKQVRGSSGQAREALRRHFTELQAATSQLLTERLATLLAEVDTIEADSVKPLDDCQSLIEHGVGQADELLREGEAALRCGLGEKEDKLGSFTKKAMHIQLDSLPEVPALVDVPCVSAQLDDSLLGLLRERVTRLGSVSSHPPVQIEELQERPGGTLVRWCKVDEDFAAADYRLQYRRSGSGGSQYEDAYIGRDCEFLVLHLDPHTDYLFRVCARGEGRTEWSPWSIPQTGYTTLAPHEWCPGTEGYILSSRRNIALRSDSSQSRCPVLYSNAPTYFCGQTLTFKMSAAGPMDRRDSLGVCVDSGRGEESLQRDQAVCISTNGAVFVNGKEMTNQLPAITVGSAVTFDMEVVNLFPISNNNLSEGGNFKLRVTIGSGNREVVFDWLVDQAVDCLFFGCSFVHSGWKVLVF; from the exons GTCCGGGGCAGCTCAGGTCAGGCCCGCGAGGCCCTCCGGCGCCACTTCACGGAGCTGCAGGCGGCAACGAGTCAGTTGCTGACGGAGCGATTGGCCACCTTGCTGGCCGAGGTGGACACCATCGAGGCGGACAGCGTCAAACCTCTAGATGACTGCCAGAGCCTCATTGAGCACGGGGTGGGCCAGGCCGACGAGCTGCTCAGAGAAG GGGAAGCAGCTCTGCGTTGTGGTCTCGGGGAGAAGGAGGACAAACTGGGCAGTTTCACCAAGAAGGCCATGCACATCCAACTGGACAG CCTCCCAGAGGTACCAGCGTTGGTGGACGTGCCGTGTGTTTCCGCCCAGCTGGACGACTCCCTGCTGGGTCTGCTGAGGGAACGGGTGACCCGCCTTGGCTCCGTCTCCTCCCACCCGCCCGTACAGATAGAAGAGCTGCAGGAGAGACCGGGTGGCACCCTGGTCCGCTGGTGTAAG GTGGATGAGGACTTTGCAGCAGCGGATTATCGGCTGCAGTACCGGCGCTCTGGCAGCGGGGGGAGCCAGTACGAGGACGCCTACATCGGTCGGGACTGCGAGTTCCTGGTTCTCCACCTCGACCCTCACACTGATTATCTGTTCAGGGTCTGCGCCCGCGGGGAGGGTCGCACCGAGTGGAGCCCCTGGAGCATCCCACAGACGGGTTACACCACACTCGCGCCGCACG AGTGGTGTCCAGGCACTGAGGGCTACATcctgagcagcaggagaaaCATCGCTCTACGCAGTGACTCCTCCCAGTCGCGCTGCCCCGTCCTCTACTCCAACGCACCCACCTACTTCTGTGGCCAGACGCTCACCTTCAA gatgtCTGCAGCAGGTCCGATGGATCGGAGGGACAGTCTGGGTGTGTGCGTGGACAGCGGGAGGGGGGAAGAGTCCCTTCAGAGAGACCAGGCCGTCTGCATTTCCACCAACG GTGCTGTATTCGTCAACGGTAAAGAGATGACCAACCAGCTGCCGGCCATCACCGTGGGCTCCGCGGTCACCTTCGACATGGAAGTGGTGAACCTGTTTCCCATCAGCAACAACAACCTGAGCGAGGGGGGCAACTTCAAGCTGAGGGTGACCATCGGCTCAGGGAACCGGGAGGTGGTGTTTGATTGGCTGGTGGACCAGGCGGTGGACTGCCTCTTCTTCGGCTGCTCTTTCGTCCACTCCGGCTGGAAAGTGCTGGTGTTTTAA